From a single Leptotrichia sp. OH3620_COT-345 genomic region:
- a CDS encoding AraC family transcriptional regulator, producing MLKKDKEWVLNIFQFKKPFPIATINAIGRHKITDPQYYWDNMNRSKDGTYCLFQYTINGHGEIKIDGKTYKIGKNEAFFVKIPGKHVYYLPENASSWEVLYVEFSIEVEDFRKQITENAASDILKFTPDSKFVSLLWETFYAATSREIHDIFQCSRYTYNLIFELLNGYNKVEKKKNSLVTENIKKYIKKNYAKPLSIEDISNYTSLSKFHLTRKFKAETGISPGQYLIKTRLKNATSLLLNSNMTIEEISEKVGFSCGNYFAKAFRHKFKISPTKYRNYYKNFYKLNVLSNE from the coding sequence ATGCTGAAAAAAGATAAAGAATGGGTACTTAATATATTTCAATTTAAAAAACCTTTTCCCATTGCTACAATAAATGCCATAGGACGACACAAAATCACTGATCCTCAATATTACTGGGATAATATGAATCGTTCTAAAGACGGCACATATTGCCTGTTTCAATATACTATAAACGGACATGGAGAAATAAAAATTGATGGAAAAACTTACAAAATAGGTAAAAATGAAGCATTTTTTGTAAAAATTCCGGGAAAACACGTTTATTATCTCCCTGAAAATGCTTCTTCATGGGAAGTTCTTTATGTGGAATTTTCCATCGAAGTCGAAGATTTTAGAAAACAGATTACTGAAAATGCAGCTTCGGACATTTTAAAATTTACTCCTGATTCTAAATTTGTATCTTTACTTTGGGAAACATTTTATGCTGCTACAAGTCGTGAAATTCACGATATTTTCCAATGTTCCCGATATACATATAACCTGATTTTTGAACTTCTGAACGGATACAATAAAGTGGAAAAAAAGAAAAACTCATTAGTTACTGAAAATATAAAAAAATATATTAAAAAAAATTATGCAAAACCTCTGTCTATAGAGGATATTTCCAATTATACAAGTTTATCAAAATTTCATTTAACAAGAAAATTTAAAGCTGAAACAGGAATATCTCCCGGACAGTATCTCATAAAAACTCGTTTAAAAAATGCAACTTCATTATTATTAAATTCAAATATGACTATTGAGGAAATTTCTGAAAAGGTAGGATTTTCATGTGGAAATTATTTTGCTAAGGCTTTCAGACACAAATTCAAAATATCTCCTACAAAATATCGGAATTATTACA
- a CDS encoding sugar ABC transporter substrate-binding protein — protein sequence MKKFLILIVTFLFLLSCGAGKSSESSKGNVEEGTKELSFMIWDKNQEPGMSEIIKEFEKENPNIKVKLQVIGWDEYWTKLEAAATGGALPDIFWMHSERFYDYAANGMLMEVDKGIDEGFKHFPQDLVKLYQFDGKQYAVPKDFDTIGLFYNKALFDKAGVPYPDETWDWNKYLEAAKKLTKDGVYGLAAPLSAQEGFWNLIYQNGGYVVKDNKSGYNDPATQEAIQWWVDLSLKEKVSPTQKEFDEVRFNLMFTSGKVAMVQLGSWNLPAIEENKEFAKNVGVAYLPKGKNRATIYNGLGYSGSAKTKYPEEVKKFLTFLASEKANVIQAQYVSAIPAYEGTQQAWIDHNKDMDLKVFVEQLKYGVIYPVASNGGKWRDLENEIFAPVFAGKVDVKTATDEYAKRMNEMIEGK from the coding sequence ATGAAAAAATTTCTTATTTTAATAGTAACATTTTTATTTTTATTGAGCTGCGGTGCTGGAAAATCATCGGAAAGTTCAAAAGGAAATGTCGAAGAAGGGACAAAAGAATTGAGTTTTATGATTTGGGATAAAAATCAGGAGCCGGGAATGAGTGAAATAATAAAGGAATTTGAAAAGGAAAATCCTAATATCAAAGTAAAACTTCAAGTAATAGGCTGGGATGAATATTGGACAAAACTCGAAGCGGCAGCAACAGGAGGGGCTTTGCCTGATATATTTTGGATGCATTCGGAAAGATTCTATGATTATGCTGCAAATGGAATGCTTATGGAAGTGGATAAAGGGATAGATGAAGGATTTAAGCATTTTCCTCAAGATTTAGTGAAATTATATCAGTTTGACGGAAAACAGTATGCAGTACCTAAGGATTTTGACACAATAGGATTATTTTATAATAAGGCTTTATTTGACAAAGCAGGTGTGCCTTATCCTGATGAAACATGGGATTGGAATAAATATCTTGAAGCTGCTAAAAAACTGACAAAAGATGGAGTATATGGATTGGCCGCTCCTTTAAGTGCTCAAGAAGGTTTCTGGAATCTTATATACCAGAATGGCGGATATGTAGTGAAAGATAATAAATCAGGCTATAACGATCCTGCTACACAGGAAGCTATTCAATGGTGGGTAGATTTAAGTTTAAAAGAAAAAGTATCACCTACTCAGAAAGAATTTGATGAAGTAAGATTTAATCTGATGTTTACATCAGGAAAAGTGGCTATGGTTCAGTTAGGGTCATGGAACTTACCTGCTATAGAAGAAAATAAAGAGTTTGCTAAAAATGTAGGAGTGGCTTATCTACCTAAAGGAAAGAATCGGGCTACAATATATAACGGACTTGGGTATTCCGGATCAGCTAAAACAAAATATCCTGAAGAAGTGAAGAAATTTTTAACATTCCTTGCTTCAGAAAAAGCAAATGTAATACAGGCTCAGTATGTTTCGGCAATTCCTGCATATGAAGGAACACAGCAGGCATGGATAGATCATAATAAAGATATGGATTTGAAAGTATTTGTAGAACAGTTGAAATATGGAGTAATATATCCTGTAGCAAGTAACGGAGGAAAATGGAGAGATTTGGAGAATGAAATATTTGCACCGGTATTTGCAGGAAAAGTCGATGTTAAAACTGCGACTGATGAATATGCAAAAAGAATGAATGAAATGATAGAAGGGAAATAA